The following are encoded in a window of Naumovozyma castellii chromosome 8, complete genome genomic DNA:
- the RSM26 gene encoding mitochondrial 37S ribosomal protein mS42 (ancestral locus Anc_7.473), with translation MRGGIKICRYARGVRSLHTVPKLTNVSRLSKEGIPRILSGKGFDIAWNQYQLSMVNRLNLAVAGTALESMFPFHILLKTARDRHQAHIFNLASGLHNNHLFMENIIPGATTEGPSSLFLEKVRESFDGKSWDVVKEEMLEQSLTGCLGQGWLFLVEREDKRLESMICHNNGTPYYFGRNQMLDLNSSVTLAEFTHWEDMKSVIRDSSKGKLKEKNVVKDWTIPLICINLGDVAYLNDYGILKRREYVKNCLDNLNWSVINNRLYSSTSSL, from the coding sequence ATGAGAGGAGGAATCAAGATATGTCGATATGCTAGAGGGGTTAGATCCTTGCATACAGTTCCTAAATTAACGAATGTGAGTCGTCTGTCCAAAGAAGGTATACCGAGGATACTTAGTGGGAAGGGGTTTGATATTGCCTGgaatcaatatcaattgTCGATGGTTAATAGGTTGAACTTGGCTGTGGCTGGGACGGCATTGGAATCGATGTTTCCCTTCCATATCCTGTTGAAGACGGCTAGAGATAGACATCAGGCACACATATTTAATTTGGCATCAGGTTTGCATAATAACCATCTGTTCATGGAGAATATTATCCCGGGGGCCACAACGGAGGGTCCCTCATCGTTATTCTTGGAGAAAGTGAGGGAGTCATTTGATGGGAAGAGTTGGGATGTTGTTAAGGAAGAGATGTTGGAACAAAGTTTGACTGGTTGTTTGGGTCAAGGATGGTTATTTCTTGTAGAAAGAGAGGATAAACGATTGGAGAGCATGATTTGTCATAATAATGGGACACCGTATTATTTTGGTCGTAATCAAATGCTTGATTTGAATTCTAGTGTTACTCTGGCTGAATTTACTCATTGGGAAGATATGAAAAGTGTAATTCGTGATTCCAGCAAGGgtaaattgaaagaaaagaatgtCGTTAAGGATTGGACCATCCCGTTGATTTGTATTAATTTGGGTGACGTTgcatatttgaatgattaTGGGATATTGAAGAGGAGAGAGTATGTGAAGAATTGTTTGgataatttgaattggTCTGTGATCAATAATCGGTTATATTCGTCGACGAGTTCGTTATGA
- the AIM25 gene encoding Aim25p (ancestral locus Anc_7.472): protein MQRIFSRLLSTRAFKRRPTGTPRIIDILPQSSLSRNTIIQPHHDVSTSFLNEPTLIIERQIEMMNVFLGYEQANKYVVLDVMGNRLGYMMERDLSIWKSIMRQFYKLHRPFVVDVFDNWNRKVLTIRRPFSWINSHIKALLPSPEAETSMDEDEVLVGESVQNWHLWRRRYELFEKLNNAKSNELDQFGEIDAPFLSFDFPVLDAKGKVLASVDRNWVGLGRELFTDTGVYIVRFDSQQSFQGVYPPESMSKEVLNFDQRAVLLANAVSIDFDYFSRHSRTSGGLISFGGDYE from the coding sequence ATGCAGCGAATATTTAGCAGACTCCTCTCCACGAGAGCATTTAAAAGACGTCCCACGGGCACCCCCCGAATAATAGACATCTTACCTCAATCATCCCTCTCACGAAACACCATCATTCAACCGCACCATGACGTGAGCACAAGTTTCCTTAATGAACCCACTTTGATCATCGAGAGACAAATAGAAATGATGAATGTTTTTCTTGGGTACGAGCAAGCGAACAAGTATGTCGTCTTGGATGTCATGGGTAATAGACTCGGATACATGATGGAACGAGATCTTTCCATTTGGAAATCTATAATGAGacaattttataaattacATCGACCCTTCGTGGTGGATGTGTTTGATAATTGGAATAGGAAAGTGTTAACCATTAGAAGACCCTTCTCATGGATTAATTCTCATATAAAGGCTTTGTTGCCCAGTCCGGAGGCAGAGACAAGTATGGATGAAGACGAAGTATTGGTTGGTGAATCTGTACAAAATTGGCATCTCTGGAGGAGAAGGTatgaattgtttgaaaaattaaataatgcaAAGAGTAACGAATTGGATCAATTTGGTGAAATTGATGCACCATTCCTATCCTTTGATTTCCCCGTCTTGGATGCTAAGGGGAAAGTGTTAGCCAGTGTGGATAGAAATTGGGTTGGATTGGGACGTGAATTATTTACAGATACAGGTGTGTACATTGTCAGATTTGATTCCCAACAAAGTTTCCAAGGTGTTTACCCACCAGAAAGTATGAGCAAGGAAGTACTAAATTTTGATCAAAGAGCAGTCTTGCTGGCCAATGCAGTTTCCATCGATTTTGATTACTTCTCAAGACATTCCAGAACAAGCGGTGGACTAATTTCATTTGGTGGAGAttatgaataa
- the YUH1 gene encoding ubiquitin-specific protease YUH1 (ancestral locus Anc_7.470), with product MSDNKTRAVVPLESNPEVFTEFAHKLGLQSGFAFHDIYSLTDADLLEFLPRPVKAIILLFPLNEFFETHKPQSPNRGVQKGGADNTIWFKQNIKNACGLYAILHSLSNNKSLLEDDSTLSKFLQTYDKKNVDATDEFIYNVSETFSDNFEAGQTSAPDPNDDVNLHFITFVADPESKDVYELDGRNENGPIFIGKLDESVDNGDLIGQKDLIARVQWYMNNASEADKLNFSLLGLSWN from the coding sequence ATGAGTGACAACAAGACAAGAGCAGTAGTACCCCTGGAGTCCAATCCAGAAGTGTTCACGGAGTTTGCCCACAAGCTGGGATTGCAATCAGGGTTTGCTTTCCATGACATATATTCACTAACAGACGCAGATCTTTTAGAGTTTTTGCCCCGTCCAGTAAAGGCAATTATCTTATTGTTTCCCTTGAATGAGTTCTTTGAGACTCACAAGCCTCAATCTCCCAATCGTGGGGTCCAAAAGGGGGGCGCAGACAATACCATTTGGTTCAAgcaaaatattaagaatgCATGTGGATTATATGCTATATTACACTCTCTTTCCAATAACAAAAGTTTGCTGGAGGATGATTCCACGCTATCGAAGTTTTTGCAAACATATGATAAGAAGAATGTGGATGCCACGGATGAATTCATCTATAATGTGAGCGAGACCTTTTCTGATAATTTTGAAGCAGGTCAAACGTCTGCTCCAGACCCTAACGATGATGTAAATTTACATTTTATCACGTTTGTTGCCGATCCTGAGAGTAAAGATGTTTATGAATTGGATGGTagaaatgaaaatggtCCGAtctttattggaaaattggatgaaaGTGTAGATAATGGAGATTTAATTGGACAGAAAGATTTGATTGCCAGAGTACAATGGTATATGAACAATGCATCTGAAGctgataaattaaatttttcgTTACTGGGGTTATCCTGGAATTAG
- the NCAS0H00540 gene encoding uncharacterized protein (ancestral locus Anc_1.114) yields the protein MPSKEQQLLQKQHHQERTPKSPTNSHGPALKPASIRHQIDSRIASRQHSYTSLSTLTLTSPHGRQTPQDSIESDASESSSFVYSGVETLHNFNTMDANDIIGGSKVVNSKQTGSLKRTASDTHLKRNNLFSHTRNRAQQQQEQQQGSLKQGQKHFIKLDRANDRDTQDLAEYTDENQYDSNHKIFSFSLPFGNTNTLPNAPLTLLKNMIPLGASNPKKEIKEKLKKNGSISSLEELELYQNENGIDNSRSRAIKETFSLDGIKDSIKLMTLDETKAKTEDGYSLARLNSIWTELEGDVVILGGYRGSILRDAKTHKRIWIPIKAGFNMINYDLTIGPNDEDEAHVTDTIVPDGMLTHVGPVDVAKRLIKRLRANPNVNVEEFGYDWRISLDIVAEQLKEKVQKLYDAQPVKKGVYLIAHSMGGLVAHKVLQDYTSLVRGVIYVAAPSECSNILGPIRFGDEVLWNKAMLSKEANFFMRSSFYFLPLDGRCFVDAKSLKRYDLDFFDPKVWIHLGLSPLVSEKRLKLIEARKKNVIVNQTEKSGNLILATINDTTRFVLGNVPIVSKLTGTQEFNPPTEVIDEDEFKTSYPECVDYLTRTLQRTKKFLESLEYDPTKDYPPLTMVYGNKVPTVRGCKVRGLDDIKHAHYGDFYYGPGDGVVHYKWLLPEQRGFPVVSKIVSDMGHVSLMTDHKSMAKAFIDLVDAEKQREARKNR from the coding sequence ATGCCCTCTAAGGAGCAACAACTACTGCAGAAACAGCACCACCAGGAGAGAACACCAAAGAGTCCCACAAACTCTCATGGTCCCGCACTCAAGCCGGCATCCATACGCCATCAAATAGACTCCCGTATAGCATCAAGACAACATTCCTACACATCTCTATCAACCCTGACATTGACGAGTCCACATGGACGTCAGACACCGCAGGATTCCATTGAATCAGATGCCTCAGAATCGAGTTCCTTTGTGTACTCGGGAGTGGAGACATTGCATAATTTTAATACGATGGATGCTAACGATATAATTGGGGGGTCCAAAGTGGTTAATTCCAAACAAACAGGTTCCTTGAAACGAACTGCCTCTGATACACACTTAAAAAGGAATAATTTGTTCTCACATACTAGGAACAGGgcacaacaacagcaagaGCAGCAACAGGGGTCTTTAAAACAGGGGCAAAAACATTTTATCAAGTTAGATAGGGCCAATGATAGAGATACACAGGACTTGGCAGAGTACACAGATGAGAACCAATACGATTCCAATCACAagattttttcattttctttgcCCTTTGGGAATACTAATACACTACCTAATGCACCATTAACgttgttgaaaaatatgatcCCCTTGGGGGCTTCCAAtccaaagaaggaaattaaagagaaattaaagaagaatggaTCCATTTCCTCGTTGGAAGAGTTGGAATTGTATCAAAATGAAAACGGTATTGATAATTCCAGATCTAGAGCCATCAAGGAAACTTTTTCACTAGATGGTATTAAGGATTCCATCAAGTTGATGACCTTGGATGAGACTAAGGCGAAAACAGAGGATGGCTATTCCCTTGCAAGATTGAACTCCATATGGACCGAGTTGGAAGGTGATGTCGTCATATTAGGTGGATATAGAGGTTCCATCCTGAGAGACGCTAAGACCCATAAGAGAATTTGGATCCCCATTAAGGCAGGTTTTAACATGATAAATTATGATTTAACCATTGGACCCAACGACGAAGATGAGGCTCACGTAACCGATACAATTGTCCCCGATGGAATGCTTACACACGTTGGACCAGTTGACGTTGCAAAGAGATTGATCAAACGATTAAGAGCCAACCCCAATGTTAATGTGGAAGAATTCGGCTATGACTGGAGAATATCACTAGATATTGTGGCagaacaattgaaggaaaaagTACAAAAATTGTATGATGCACAACCCGTGAAGAAAGGTGTCTATTTAATTGCCCATTCCATGGGTGGTCTAGTTGCACATAAGGTTTTGCAAGACTATACTTCTTTAGTTAGAGGTGTCATATATGTGGCAGCACCAAGTGAGTGTTCCAATATTCTAGGTCCTATTAGATTTGGTGATGAAGTACTATGGAATAAGGCAATGTTGAGCAAAGAagcaaatttctttatgaGAAGTagtttttatttcttgCCTCTGGATGGTAGGTGTTTTGTTGATGCCAAATCATTAAAACGATATGATCTTGACTTCTTTGATCCTAAAGTTTGGATTCATTTGGGGCTTTCACCCTTGGTAAGTGAAAAGAGATTGAAGTTGATTGAGGcaaggaagaaaaatgttATTGTCAACCAAACAGAAAAATCAGGGAATTTAATACTGGCTACTATAAATGATACTACTAGATTTGTTCTTGGGAATGTACCCATCGTGAGTAAGCTTACAGGTACTCAAGAATTTAATCCACCTACTGAAGTTattgatgaggatgaattTAAGACATCATACCCTGAATGCGTGGATTATTTAACAAGAACTTTACAAAGAACGaaaaaattcttggaaAGTTTAGAATATGATCCTACGAAGGATTATCCACCATTAACTATGGTATATGGTAATAAAGTACCTACGGTACGTGGTTGTAAAGTTAGGGGActtgatgatattaaacATGCACACTATGGTGATTTCTATTATGGACCAGGTGATGGTGTTGTACATTATAAATGGTTATTACCTGAACAAAGAGGGTTCCCTGTAGTGAGTAAAATTGTAAGTGATATGGGTCATGTTAGTTTAATGACTGATCATAAATCTATGGCGAAGGCATTCATTGATTTAGTAGATGCTGAAAAGCAAAGAGAGGCGAGAAAGAAtagatga